CCGAAGATGTAGCCCCCTTAATGACCTGGGGATTAACGGTGACAAAAGGTCCAGCGAAGAAGCGTCAAAATATCGGGATTTATCGCCAGCAGAAGTTAAGTAAAAACAAAATTATTATGCGCTGGTTAGCTCATCGAGGCGGTGCTCTAGACTTTCAGGATTGGAATGACGTCAATCCAGACAAACCTTTCCCTGTGTCAGTTGCTTTTGGTGCTGATCCTGCGACGATTCTTGCTGCAGTAACCCCTATTCCGGATACCTTATCTGAATACGCTTTTGCAGGACTACTTCGAGGCAGTCGCTCAGAGGTGGTTAAATCAATCAGTAATGATCTCGATATCCCGGCGTGTTCTGAAATTGTTCTAGAAGGTTACATCGACCCTAACGAATACGCAGAAGAAGGTCCTTATGGTGATCATACCGGTTACTATAATGAGGTAGAAACACATCGGGTTTTCACTGTTACTCATATAACTATGCGTAATAAACCTATTTATCACAGTACTTACACTGGGCGTCCACCGGATGAGCCCGCAGTGTTAGGTGTCGCTTTAAACGAAGTGTTTGTCCCTATCTTGCAAAAACAATTTCCTGAAATTGCAGATTTTTATCTACCGCCAGAAGGATGCTCTTACCGTTTAGCTATTGTAACCATGAAAAAACAATATCCTGGACATGCTAAGCGAGTCATGATGGGCGTTTGGTCTTTCTTACGTCAATTTATGTATACCAAATACGTAATCGTGTGTGATGAAAGTGTTGATGCTCGCAATTGGGATGATGTTGTTAAAGCAATGGCTGATAACATGGCTCCTATAGCCGATGCCTTATTTATTGATAATACGCCGATTGATTCACTAGATTTTGCTTCTCCAGTTGTGGGGCTTGGTTCCAAAATGGGAGTTGATGCCACTATTAAGTGGGATGCTGAGTTAGCCATGACTGGATTAAATGACGTTCCTGAGTGTAAAGATTTTGATGTGACCATGTTGCAGGATTGGAAGAACCAATACAGCAATGTAGTCGATATTCATTTACCTCCTTCTACCGGACATCGATTTATTCTTGTCAGTTTAAATAAGGAAGCGTCAGATCAAGCTAAGGCGTTCATTAATCACATGTTGAAAAATCTTCAACATGTAAGTGATATAAAGTTTATTGCTTTATTTGATGAAGATGTAAATATTCGTGATTGGAAAGATGTTATTTGGGCGATTACGACCAGAATCGATCCCACTCGAGATATCCGTAAAGTAGAAGGGTTGAATAACAAAAGCAGTTTGCTAGCCTTTGATGCTACCAATAAATGGCCCGATGAAGTTCAACGCGAATGGGGTAAACCTATTAATAAAGATCCCAAAGTATTAGCTAAGATTGATGCAATTTGGGACGAGTTAGATATTCTATGAGTCATACTGTCTTATTATTACCCAATAAGATTCAGTTTACGGTTTCGTCGGGACAGACGATATTAGAGGCTGCGCTCAACCAGCAGATCTCTTTCCCTAACCGTTGCCAAGTTGGCGCGTGTGCGGCCTGTCTGTGTAAAAAAGTCGCAGGCAAAGTAAGCTATCAGTTAGAACCAATGCTCACTGATAAAGAGCGTGAATCTGGCTGGGTGTTTGCCTGCCAAGCTATCCCAGAAAGTGATTTAGTACTTACTTTTGAAGAGTAAGTTAGAGGAAACACATGATTGTGAAATGTAAAGTTAAGTCGATTGCTCCGCTAGCAAGCAATACCTATAAAATATTGTTGCAACCAGAAGAGAAGATCGAATTTAAAGCTGGCCAATACCTTATGGTTGTTATGGGCCTAAAAGATAAACGCCCTTTTTCTATTGCTAACTCGCCAACTCGCGAAAATGGCGAATTAGAACTTCATATCGGTGCGGCAGAGCAGAACGCATACGCAGGTGAAGTTGTCGAGTTGATACGCGACTCTCTTACAACAGACAAGGCGATTGAAATAGATGTTCCCCATGGTGATGCTTGGGTCAAAGATAGTGAACGCCCTCTATTACTTATAGCTGGTGGTACAGGATTTAGTTACGTACGTTCAATCTTAGATGATTGCGTAGCTAATAAAGTGAATAAACCTGTTTATCTATATTGGGGAGCGAAAGATGCGACTCAACTTTATGCTAAAGAAGAGCTAGTTGCTATTGCAGAACAAAATGAACATGTTCACTTTGTTCCAGTTGTTGAGCAACAAGAAGATAACTGGCAAGGTAAAGTGGGTAATGTGCTTCAGGCAATAAATGAAGATTTTGCATCCTTGTCTGAATACGACATTTATTTAGCTGGGCGCTTTGAAATGGCTGGAGCTGCACGTGAACAGTTTGTGGCAAATAAACAAGCGCTTGCAGAAAGAATGTTTGCCGACGCATACGCGTTCATCTAAAAGTTATACAGTAAAATATTCTGAAAGAGGGCGAAATCGCCCTCTTTTTCATCTATTTGCACAATTACTATCCTAACGAACCGATTTTTGCATTTTTTTCTAAAAAGTTCTTGCTTAATAATCCGCGAGGTCTATACTGCGCAACCACTGACACGGCAGACGCCATAAGGCTTCAGCGGTTCAGTAAGAGGATAAGACGCTCGAATGAGAAAGTTGAAAAAAGTGTTTGACACTGACAACGATATCGCTAGAATGCACCTCCACTTTGAAGAACAAAGTTCTGCAAAGAAAGCTCTTTAACAATTTAAACCTATCAATCTGTGTGGGCACTCGTTGATGATAATCAAAATGGAAACTTCGGTTTCGAATTGGTTTCAATGAACTGAGTGACCAATCAAGATGTCTTTTGGAAACATTAGAGGTCTTGGCACAGTCAATTCAACATTACTTAGTAATGTATTCAGTATTCATTGAGCCACAAAAAACTTTAATTGAAGAGTTTGATCATGGCTCAGATTGAACGCTGGCGGCAGGCCTAACACATGCAAGTCGAGCGGCAGCGACATAAACAAACCTTCGGGGGCGTCTATGGGCGGCGAGCGGCGGACGGGTGAGTAATGCCTGGGAAATTGCCCTGATGTGGGGGATAACCATTGGAAACGATGGCTAATACCGCATAATAGCTTCGGCTCAAAGAGGGGGACCTTCGGGCCTCTCGCGTTAGGATATGCCCAGGTGAGATTAGCTAGTTGGTGAGGTAAGAGCTCACCAAGGCGACGATCTCTAGCTGGTCTGAGAGGATGATCAGCCACACTGGAACTGAGACACGGTCCAGACTCCTACGGGAGGCAGCAGTGGGGAATATTGCACAATGGGCGCAAGCCTGATGCAGCCATGCCGCGTGTATGAAGAAGGCCTTCGGGTTGTAAAGTACTTTCAGCAGTGAGGAAGGTGGTGAGATTAATAGTCTCATCATTTGACGTTAGCTGCAGAAGAAGCACCGGCTAACTCCGTGCCAGCAGCCGCGGTAATACGGAGGGTGCGAGCGTTAATCGGAATTACTGGGCGTAAAGCGCATGCAGGTGGTCTGTTAAGTCAGATGTGAAAGCCCGGGGCTTAACCTCGGAATAGCATTTGAAACTGGCAGGCTAGAGTACTGTAGAGGGGGGTAGAATTTCAGGTGTAGCGGTGAAATGCGTAGAGATCTGAAGGAATACCAGTGGCGAAGGCGGCCCCCTGGACAGATACTGACACTCAGATGCGAAAGCGTGGGGAGCAAACAGGATTAGATACCCTGGTAGTCCACGCCGTAAACGATGTCTACTTGGAGGTTGTGGCCTTGAGCCGTGGCTTTCGGAGCTAACGCGTTAAGTAGACCGCCTGGGGAGTACGGTCGCAAGATTAAAACTCAAATGAATTGACGGGGGCCCGCACAAGCGGTGGAGCATGTGGTTTAATTCGATGCAACGCGAAGAACCTTACCTACTCTTGACATCCAGAGAACTTAGCAGAGATGCTTTGGTGCCTTCGGGAGCTCTGAGACAGGTGCTGCATGGCTGTCGTCAGCTCGTGTTGTGAAATGTTGGGTTAAGTCCCGCAACGAGCGCAACCCTTATCCTTGTTTGCCAGCGAGTAATGTCGGGAACTCCAGGGAGACTGCCGGTGATAAACCGGAGGAAGGTGGGGACGACGTCAAGTCATCATGGCCCTTACGAGTAGGGCTACACACGTGCTACAATGGCGCATACAGAGGGCGGCCAACTTGCGAAAGTGAGCGAATCCCAAAAAGTGCGTCGTAGTCCGGATTGGAGTCTGCAACTCGACTCCATGAAGTCGGAATCGCTAGTAATCGTAGATCAGAATGCTACGGTGAATACGTTCCCGGGCCTTGTACACACCGCCCGTCACACCATGGGAGTGGGCTGCAAAAGAAGCAGGTAGTTTAACCTTCGGGGGGACGCTTGCCACTTTGTGGTTCATGACTGGGGTGAAGTCGTAACAAGGTAGCGCTAGGGGAACCTGGCGCTGGATCACCTCCTTAACGATAAGATTATTGCGATGAGTGTTCACACAGATTGATACGGTTTAGTTATAGAGAGCACCGCGTTAACCCCTCTGCCCTCAGCCAATGGCGGCGCAGAGAATATTTGTGTCCCGTTCGTCTAGAGGCCTAGGACACCGCCCTTTCACGGCGGTAACAGGGGTTCGACTCCCCTACGGGATACCACTTTTAAGCGTATTTGCTTAAGTGCTCTTAAAAATGGTGATTTTCGCAAGAAAACACATTGCTCTTTAACAATTTGGAAAGCTGACAAAACATTCTTTTAGAATGTTTGTAAAAGTTCTCAATTATCTATCAATGATAGATAACCAACACACATTCAAGTGTTCTTGGGAATCTTACTTTTTAAGTAAGTATTCAAAATTGAGTCCGGCAATATCGAGTCTGCAACATGTATAAAAATGCAGACAAACCTTGGTGACTTGTTCATCAACGCAAAACTTTTTTGGGTTGTATGGTTAAGTGACTAAGCGTACACGGTGGATGCCTTGGCAGTCAGAGGCGATGAAGGACGTACTAACTTGCGATAAGCGTAGATGAGGCAGTAAGAGCCACTTGAGTCTACGATGTCCGAATGGGGAAACCCAACTGCATAAGCAGTTATCTTTAACTGAATACATAGGTTAAAGAGGCGAACCGGGAGAACTGAAACATCTAAGTACCCCGAGGAAAAGAAATCAACCGAGATTCTGGTAGTAGCGGCGAGCGAAACCGGATTAGCCCTTAAGCCATTTATGCGTCAGGTGAAGTGTCTGGAAAGGCACGCGATACCGGGTGATAGCCCCGTAACCGTTAACGTATTTATGGTGAAATCGAGTAAGGCGGGACACGTGATATCCTGTCTGAATATGGGGGGACCATCCTCCAAGGCTAAATACTCCTGACTGACCGATAGTGAACCAGTACCGTGAGGGAAAGGCGAAAAGAACCCCTGTGAGGGGAGTGAAATAGAACCTGAAACCGTGTACGTACAAGCAGTAGGAGCCTCTTTGTGGGGTGACTGCGTACCTTTTGTATAATGGGTCAGCGACTTATATTCAGTGGCAAGGTTAACCGTTTAGGGGAGCCGTAGCGAAAGCGAGTCTTAACTGGGCGCCCAGTCTCTGGATATAGACCCGAAACCGAGTGATCTAGCCATGGGCAGGTTGAAGGTTGAGTAACATCAACTGGAGGACCGAACCGACTAATGTTGAAAAATTAGCGGATGACCTGTGGCTAGGGGTGAAAGGCCAATCAAACTCGGAGATAGCTGGTTCTCCCCGAAAGCTATTTAGGTAGCGCCTCGGACGAATACTACTGGGGGTAGAGCACTGTTAAGGCTAGGGGGTCATCCCGACTTACCAACCCTTTGCAAACTCCGAATACCAGTAAGTACTATCCGGGAGACACACGGCGGGTGCTAACGTCCGTCGTGGAGAGGGAAACAACCCAGACCGCCAGCTAAGGTCCCAAATTACAGCTAAGTGGGAAACGATGTGGGAAGGCTTAGACAGCTAGGATGTTGGCTTAGAAGCAGCCATCATTTAAAGAAAGCGTAATAGCTCACTAGTCGAGTCGGCCTGCGCGGAAGATGTAACGGGGCTAAGTTGTAAACCGAAGCTGCGGCAATGCCTTTTTAGGTATTGGGTAGGGGAGCGTTCTGTAAGCCGTTGAAGGTGGATTGTAAAGTCTGCTGGAGGTATCAGAAGTGCGAATGCTGACATGAGTAACGATAATGGGGGTGAAAAACCTCCACGCCGGAAGACCAAGGGTTCCTGTCCAACGTTAATCGGGGCAGGGTAAGTCGACCCCTAAGGCGAGGCTGAAAAGCGTAGTCGATGGGAAACGGGTTAATATTCCCGTACTTCTTACAATTGCGATGGGGGGACGGAGAAGGCTAGGTGGGCCTGGCGACGGTCGTCCAGGTTCAAGTGCGTAGGCTTGGAAATTAGGTAAATCCGGTTTCCTCTAAGGCCGAGACACGATGTCGAGTCACTAAGGTGATGAAGTCATTGATGCCATGCTTCCAGGAAAAGCCTCTAAGCTTCAGATTGTAAGGAATCGTACCCCAAACCGACACAGGTGGTCGGGTAGAGAATACCAAGGCGCTTGAGAGAACTCGGGTGAAGGAACTAGGCAAAATGGTACCGTAACTTCGGGAGAAGGTACGCTCTTGACGGTGAAGAGATTTACTCTTGGAGCTATTGAGAGTCGCAGATACCAGGTGGCTGCAACTGTTTATTAAAAACACAGCACTGTGCAAAATCGTAAGATGACGTATACGGTGTGACGCCTGCCCGGTGCCGGAAGGTTAATTGATGCTGTTAGAGGTAACTCGAAGCGGTTGATCGAAGCCCCGGTAAACGGCGGCCGTAACTATAACGGTCCTAAGGTAGCGAAATTCCTTGTCGGGTAAGTTCCGACCTGCACGAATGGCGTAATGATGGCCACGCTGTCTCCACCCGAGACTCAGTGAAATTGAAATCGCTGTGAAGATGCAGTGTACCCGCGGCTAGACGGAAAGACCCCGTGAACCTTTACTACAGCTTGGCACTGAACATTGAGCCTACATGTGTAGGATAGGTGGGAGGCTATGAAGCAGTCACGCTAGTGATTGTGGAGCCGACCTTGAAATACCACCCTTGTATGTTTGATGTTCTAACTTGGCCCCCTTATCGGGGGTGAGGACAGTGCCTGGTGGGTAGTTTGACTGGGGCGGTCTCCTCCCAAAGAGTAACGGAGGAGCACGAAGGTGGGCTAATCACGGTTGGACATCGTGAGGTTAGTGCAATGGCATAAGCCCGCTTGACTGCGAGAATGACAATTCGAGCAGGTGCGAAAGCAGGTCATAGTGATCCGGTGGTTCTGAATGGAAGGGCCATCGCTCAACGGATAAAAGGTACTCCGGGGATAACAGGCTGATACCGCCCAAGAGTTCATATCGACGGCGGTGTTTGGCACCTCGATGTCGGCTCATCACATCCTGGGGCTGAAGTCGGTCCCAAGGGTATGGCTGTTCGCCATTTAAAGTGGTACGCGAGCTGGGTTTAGAACGTCGTGAGACAGTTCGGTCCCTATCTGCCGTGGGCGTTGGAAGATTGAAGGGGGCTGCTCCTAGTACGAGAGGACCGGAGTGGACGAACCTCTGGTGTTCGGGTTGTGTCGCCAGACGCATTGCCCGGTAGCTAAGTTCGGAATCGATAACCGCTGAAAGCATCTAAGCGGGAAGCGAGCCCTGAGATGAGTCTTCCCTGGCGCTATAAGCGTCCTAAAGGGTTGTTCGAGACTAGAACGTTGATAGGCAGGGTGTGTAAGCGTTGTGAGGCGTTGAGCTAACCTGTACTAATGGCCCGTGAGACTTAACCATACAACACCAAAAAGGTTTTGTATCGGACTCGATATAAGAGACACACTTGATTGTGTGAGAACGACAGCTTTCTGAATTAATTGTTGCTGCGTAGCGGTAACAACAAAGAATTTGCTTGGCGACCATAGCATTTTGGACCCACCTGATCCCATGCCGAACTCAGAAGTGAAACGAAATCGCGCCGATGGTAGTGTGGGGCTTCCCCATGTGAGAGTAGGTCATCGCCAGGCTTTAAATTCCACTTGCTTACAAAGTAAGCAAGTCACCATAAAGCTTTAAAAAAGATTAAAGTTTTATGTTGACTTTCAAAGTGGGTAGCGTAATATACGCGTCCTGCCTAAGTGCTAACGCACTGAAAGCAAAGCTCTTTAACAATTTAAACCTATCAATCTGTGTGGGCACTCGTTGATGATAATCAAATGAGAAACTTCGGTTTCCAATTGGTTTCAATGAACTGAGTGACCAATCAAGATGTCTTTTGGAAACATTAGAGGTCTTGGCACAGTCAATTCAACATTACTTAGTAATGTATTCAGTATTCATTGAGCCACAAAAAACTTTAATTGAAGAGTTTGATCATGGCTCAGATTGAACGCTGGCGGCAGGCCTAACACATGCAAGTCGAGCGGAAACGAGTTAACTGAACCTTCGGGGAACGTTAACGGCGTCGAGCGGCGGACGGGTGAGTAATGCCTGGGAAATTGCCCTGATGTGGGGGATAACCATTGGAAACGATGGCTAATACCGCATAATAGCTTCGGCTCAAAGAGGGGGACCTTCGGGCCTCTCGCGTCAGGATATGCCCAGGTGAGATTAGCTAGTTGGTGAGGTAAGAGCTCACCAAGGCGACGATCTCTAGCTGGTCTGAGAGGATGATCAGCCACACTGGAACTGAGACACGGTCCAGACTCCTACGGGAGGCAGCAGTGGGGAATATTGCACAATGGGCGCAAGCCTGATGCAGCCATGCCGCGTGTATGAAGAAGGCCTTCGGGTTGTAAAGTACTTTCAGCAGTGAGGAAGGTGGTGAGATTAATAGTCTCATCATTTGACGTTAGCTGCAGAAGAAGCACCGGCTAACTCCGTGCCAGCAGCCGCGGTAATACGGAGGGTGCGAGCGTTAATCGGAATTACTGGGCGTAAAGCGCATGCAGGTGGTCTGTTAAGTCAGATGTGAAAGCCCGGGGCTTAACCTCGGAATAGCATTTGAAACTGGCAGGCTAGAGTACTGTAGAGGGGGGTAGAATTTCAGGTGTAGCGGTGAAATGCGTAGAGATCTGAAGGAATACCAGTGGCGAAGGCGGCCCCCTGGACAGATACTGACACTCAGATGCGAAAGCGTGGGGAGCAAACAGGATTAGATACCCTGGTAGTCCACGCCGTAAACGATGTCTACTTGGAGGTTGTGGCCTTGAGCCGTGGCTTTCGGAGCTAACGCGTTAAGTAGACCGCCTGGGGAGTACGGTCGCAAGATTAAAACTCAAATGAATTGACGGGGGCCCGCACAAGCGGTGGAGCATGTGGTTTAATTCGATGCAACGCGAAGAACCTTACCTACTCTTGACATCCAGAGAACTTAGCAGAGATGCTTTGGTGCCTTCGGGAACTCTGAGACAGGTGCTGCATGGCTGTCGTCAGCTCGTGTTGTGAAATGTTGGGTTAAGTCCCGCAACGAGCGCAACCCTTATCCTTGTTTGCCAGCGAGTCATGTCGGGAACTCCAGGGAGACTGCCGGTGATAAGCCGGAGGAAGGTGGGGACGACGTCAAGTCATCATGGCCCTTACGAGTAGGGCTACACACGTGCTACAATGGCGCATACAGAGGGCGGCCAACTTGCGAAAGTGAGCGAATCCCAAAAAGTGCGTCGTAGTCCGGATTGGAGTCTGCAACTCGACTCCATGAAGTCGGAATCGCTAGTAATCGTAGATCAGAATGCTACGGTGAATACGTTCCCGGGCCTTGTACACACCGCCCGTCACACCATGGGAGTGGGCTGCAAAAGAAGCAGGTAGTTTAACCTTCGGGGGGACGCTTGCCACTTTGTGGTTCATGACTGGGGTGAAGTCGTAACAAGGTAGCGCTAGGGGAACCTGGCGCTGGATCACCTCCTTAACGATAAGATTATTGCGATGAGTGTTCACACAGATTGATGGTTTTGAAGCGTAAGCTTCGAGCTATTATTGCTCTTTAACAATTTGGAAAGCTGACAAAACATTCTTTTAGAATGTTTGTAAAAGTTCTCAATTATCTATCATTGATAGATAACCAACACACATTCAAGTGTTCTTGGAAATCTTGCTTTAATAGTAAGATTATTTTGCTTCTGCTTTTTTTAAAGCGGAGACAAAAGAAAAATTGAGTCCGGCAATATCGAGTCTGCAACATGTATAAAAATGCAGACAAACCTTGGTGACTTGTTCATCAACTCAAAACTTTTTTGGGTTGTATGGTTAAGTGACTAAGCGTACACGGTGGATGCCTTGGCAGTCAGAGGCGATGAAGGACGTACTAACTTGCGATAAGCGTAGATGAGGCAGTAAGAGCCACTTGAGTCTACGATGTCCGAATGGGGAAACCCAACTGCATAAGCAGTTATCTTTAACTGAATACATAGGTTAAAGAGGCGAACCGGGAGAACTGAAACATCTAAGTACCCCGAGGAAAAGAAATCAACCGAGATTCTGGT
This DNA window, taken from Vibrio nitrifigilis, encodes the following:
- the ubiD gene encoding 4-hydroxy-3-polyprenylbenzoate decarboxylase; the encoded protein is MTFKDLPSFLAHLEQRGQLKRISHPIDPHYEMTEISDRTLRAQGPALLFENPVGYDIPVLTNLFGTPERVALGMGRENVQGLREVGQWLSYLKEPEPPRGFKEAIDKLPVFKQVLNMPAKRRRHAPCQEVVWQGDQVDLDKIPVMSCWAEDVAPLMTWGLTVTKGPAKKRQNIGIYRQQKLSKNKIIMRWLAHRGGALDFQDWNDVNPDKPFPVSVAFGADPATILAAVTPIPDTLSEYAFAGLLRGSRSEVVKSISNDLDIPACSEIVLEGYIDPNEYAEEGPYGDHTGYYNEVETHRVFTVTHITMRNKPIYHSTYTGRPPDEPAVLGVALNEVFVPILQKQFPEIADFYLPPEGCSYRLAIVTMKKQYPGHAKRVMMGVWSFLRQFMYTKYVIVCDESVDARNWDDVVKAMADNMAPIADALFIDNTPIDSLDFASPVVGLGSKMGVDATIKWDAELAMTGLNDVPECKDFDVTMLQDWKNQYSNVVDIHLPPSTGHRFILVSLNKEASDQAKAFINHMLKNLQHVSDIKFIALFDEDVNIRDWKDVIWAITTRIDPTRDIRKVEGLNNKSSLLAFDATNKWPDEVQREWGKPINKDPKVLAKIDAIWDELDIL
- a CDS encoding 2Fe-2S iron-sulfur cluster-binding protein, whose translation is MSHTVLLLPNKIQFTVSSGQTILEAALNQQISFPNRCQVGACAACLCKKVAGKVSYQLEPMLTDKERESGWVFACQAIPESDLVLTFEE
- the fre gene encoding NAD(P)H-flavin reductase, encoding MIVKCKVKSIAPLASNTYKILLQPEEKIEFKAGQYLMVVMGLKDKRPFSIANSPTRENGELELHIGAAEQNAYAGEVVELIRDSLTTDKAIEIDVPHGDAWVKDSERPLLLIAGGTGFSYVRSILDDCVANKVNKPVYLYWGAKDATQLYAKEELVAIAEQNEHVHFVPVVEQQEDNWQGKVGNVLQAINEDFASLSEYDIYLAGRFEMAGAAREQFVANKQALAERMFADAYAFI